The Pochonia chlamydosporia 170 chromosome 1, whole genome shotgun sequence genome window below encodes:
- a CDS encoding KH domain-containing protein (similar to Metarhizium acridum CQMa 102 XP_007812858.1), with amino-acid sequence MEDSERRTAKRSRFDQTEPEPKRASRFDRRSRSPPTRRSEGRDRSPLAQDSPSDSKGSPVDAAAAAAAAAARINASLQARKGIQHVDVPPIQSANSADGQSGEANSHSVSKEMYTADGDYIQDIEVNDLRNRYLLTKGSTQKMISDETGADVTTRGSYYPNKAMATAANPPLYLHITSTSKSGLEAAVEKINELIKQELPQLVDERRFRRRDQEQQEPDRDREREHGGRRKWPEERIPIDLEPIPGFNLRAQIVGHGGSDEDMYLHVAGPDASMVEKAKELCEDLIANVKEQYEEFKSRPPRYNDRGGHHGGDRYRGGNDRHHDRGSHSSYGGYGQDRYGQDQSASTNSPAHGTNSPATNAADYAAQYAQYYGGADPYAAYGGYANYVALYQQYYGAQATQGAGAPGQPATSTSASPPPPPPSEAAPPPPPPPSAAPPPPPPSGSPPGGSYGAVPPPPGL; translated from the exons ATGGAGGACTCCGAAAGACGAACCGCTAAGCGATCCCGCTTTGATCAAACAGAGCCCGAGCCAAAGAGGGCCTCTAGATTCGACCGTCGCTCGCGGTCACCACCGACCCGACGATCTGAAGGCAGAGATCGCAGTCCCCTCGCTCAGGATAGCCCATCAGACTCAAAAGGGTCGCCcgttgatgccgctgctgctgctg ctgccgccgccgctcGAATCAATGCCTCCCTACAAGCTCGAAAGGGCATTCAACATGTCGACGTGCCGCCGATTCAATCCGCTAATTCTGCAGATGGACAGTCTGGAGAAGCAAATTCGCATTCTGTGAGCAAGGAGATGTACACGGCCGACGGTGACTACATCCAGGACATTGAAGTCAACGATCTGCGAAACCGCTACTTGCTCACCAAGGGTTCCACACAGAAAATG ATTTCCGACGAAACCGGAGCTG ATGTAACTACTCGCGGCAGTTACTACCCTAATAAGGCTATGGCCACCGCTGCT AACCCACCGCTCTATCTTCACATTACTAGCACTAGCAAATCTGGCCTAGAAGCTGCTGTTGAGAAAATCAACGAACTCATCAAACAGGAGTTGCCGCAGTTGGTTGACGAACGACGATTCCGCCGACGAGACCAGGAACAGCAGGAACCCGATCGGGATCGTGAGCGTGAACACGGAGGACGA CGGAAATGGCCCGAGGAAAGGATCCCCATTGACTTGGAACCGATCCCAGGGTTCAACTTGCGAGCACAAATCGTGGGCCACGGCGGCTC TGATGAGGACATGTACTTGCACGTTGC CGGACCTGATGCCAGCATGGTCGAAAAAGCCAAGGAGCTCTGTGAGGACCTGATTGCCAACGTTAAAGAACAGTACGAAGAATTCAAGTCCCGGCCGCCTCGATACAACGACCGAGGTGGCCACCATGGAGGCGACCGATACCGTGGAGGCAATGACCGACATCACGACCGAGGCAGCCATTCCTCTTACGGCGGATATGGTCAAGATCGATATGGCCAGGACCAGAGTGCCTCGACCAACAGTCCGGCTCATGGTACCAACAGCCCTGCAACGAATGCCGCTGACTATGCTGCTCAATATGCTCAGTATTACGGCGGAGCTGATCCGTATGCCGCATACGGTGGTTATGCCAA TTATGTTGCTTTGTATCAACAATACTATGGAGCTCAAGCAACCCAAGGAGCCGGTGCTCCTGGTCAACCCGCAACTTCGACATCTGCATCGccgcctccacctcctccaagtGAAGCAgctccccctcctcctccaccacccagTGCtgcacctcctcctccgcctccttcgGGATCCCCCCCAGGTGGCAGTTATGGCGCA GTTCCCCCTCCACCGGGATTATAA
- a CDS encoding ornithine carbamoyltransferase, mitochondrial precursor (similar to Aspergillus terreus NIH2624 XP_001214670.1) — MKPSAIRTARLAFNGLQKRTYSQASGPRHLMSIADLTPSEFTSLVRNAAARKQAVKAGQTPTSLSTSLSGQTIAMMFSKRSTRTRVSTEAAVTMLGGHPMFLGKDDIQLGVNESLYDTSVVISSMTSCMVARVGPHSDVANLAKHSSVPVINALSEDFHPLQTIADFLTIHEAFPSSKNSASGLGLNGLKVAWVGDSNNVLFDLAIGCVKMGVDIAVASPNGYGIPDNMRKLITSSAEGVNSPGKLTETTIPEEAIQDADVLVTDTWISMGQESEQQKRLKAFEGYQITNELAKRGGAKDGWKFMHCLPRHPEEVADEVFYSPRSLVFPEAENRLWAAVAALEGFVVNKGKL, encoded by the exons ATGAAACCATCAGCAATCCGAACAGCTCGCCTCGCCTTCAATGGCCTACAAAAACGAACATACTCGCAAGCCTCCGGCCCAAGGCATCTCATGTCAATTGCAGACCTGACACCCTCTGAGTTCACATCCCTCGTTCGCAATGCCGCCGCGCGCAAACAAGCCGTCAAGGCTGGCCAGACGCCGACATCGCTGAGTACCTCGCTGTCTGGCCAGACAATCGCCATGATGTTCAGTAAGAGGAGTACGAGGACGCGTGTATCTACTGAGGCAGCGGTGACGATGCTCGGTGGCCATCCTATGTTTTTGGGCAAAGATGATATCCAGCTTGGT GTAAATGAGAGTCTGTACGACACTTCGGTCGTCATCTCATCCATGACGTCTTGCATGGTTGCCCGCGTGGGACCTCACTCTGACGTCGCCAATCTTGCTAAACACTCTAGCGTGCCTGTAATCAATGCCTTATCCGAAGACTTTCACCCTCTTCAAACCATTGCCGACTTTCTCACCATCCACGAGGCCTTCCCTTCGTCCAAGAACTCTGCCTCTGGATTAGGGCTCAATGGACTCAAGGTAGCGTGGGTAGGAGACTCTAACAACGTGTTATTTGACCTGGCAATCGGATGTGTAAAGATGGGCGTTGATATTGCTGTCGCGTCGCCCAATGGCTATGGTATCCCGGATAACATGAGGAAGCTTATTACCTCTTCAGCAGAGGGTGTTAACTCACCGGGTAAACTTACTGAGACCACTATTCCGGAGGAAGCCATCCAGGATGCGGATGTCTTGGTGACGGACACCTGGATTTCGATGGGTCAGGAGAGTGAGCAGCAGAAGAGGCTGAAGGCCTTTGAAGGATACCAGATTACGAATGAGTTGGCCAAGAGGGGCGGAGCCAAGGATGGCTGGAAGTTTATGCACTGCTTGCCTCGACATCCTGAGGAGGTCGCTGATGAGGTCTTCTACAGCCCTAGGTCTTTGGTTTTCCCTGAGGCCGAAAACCGACTTTGGGCTGCTGTTG CTGCACTGGAGGGCTTTGTCGTCAACAAAGGCAAGTTGTAG
- a CDS encoding glycosyltransferase family 32 (similar to Trichoderma reesei QM6a XP_006967622.1), translated as MHSLEPKGASFQVNLLQRICLRRYRNFIVIGLSALGICLWLFSRSDSLGSLGVQLIRPPSPQHGTKDSQRPTTEDQRNSGTDTNPSEGIQHLIPQKIWQIQLPKKNQEEDKPVDPESLKDTASWLALNRDYAYTLVGKAGADKFIRDHYSHQTHLVESYNSLTNVGMKSDLLRYLILSIEGGVYTDTDTLAIKPIDLWVPKNMRDKVRLIVGIEFDRRDGGGWADIPHWLQFCQWTIAAAPGHPVFPRMVSRALRSIDDLASTHNSSIGQLNPSSFEVMNSTGPAAWTDVVFELLQEHDPSLNDTKDLSFMTEPKLYGDILVLTIDGFGMGQSHSHSTHDGSIPDAALMKHLFRGSWRGD; from the exons ATGCACTCACTTGAGCCGAAAGGCGCCTCCTTCCAAGTAAACCTACTACAGCGTATCTGTCTTCGTCGGTACAGAAatttcatcgtcatcggTCTGTCTGCACTCGGTATATGCCTTTGGCTCTTCTCTCGATCAGACAGTTTAGGAAGCCTAGGGGTCCAGCTGATTCGGCCGCCTAGTCCTCAACACGGCACCAAAGATTCGCAAAGGCCAACAACAGAGGACCAACGGAATAGCGGAACGGACACAAACCCTTCTGAAGGCATTCAACATTTGATCCCCCAAAAAATCTGGCAGATACAACTGCCAAAGAAGAACCAAGAGGAGGATAAGCCCGTAGACCCTGAGAGTCTGAAAGACACAGCGTCATGGCTTGCCTTGAACAGGGACTACGCCTA CACCTTGGTGGGCAAAGCAGGCGCCGATAAATTCATCCGCGACCATTACTCTCATCAAACTCACTTGGTTGAGTCCTACAACAGTCTCACCAACGTGGGGATGAAGTCAGATCTTTTGCGCTATCTCATTCTGTCCATCGAGGGTGGTGTGTACACCGATACCGATACTCTTGCGATCAAGCCCATAGATCTATGGGTTCCCAAGAATATGCGTGACAAGGTTCGCCTCATTGTTGGCATAGAGTTTGACCGTCGTGATGGAGGCGGATGGGCCGACATCCCGCATTGGCTTCAATTTTGCCAATGGACAATTGCTGCTGCACCCGGCCACCCAGTATTCCCACGCATGGTTTCCCGTGCGCTTCGGTCTATCGACGACCTCGCAAGCACACATAATTCGTCTATCGGTCAGTTGAACCCCAGCAGCTTCGAAGTTATGAACTCGACTGGACCAGCGGCTTGGACTGATGTCGTGTTTGAGCTGCTGCAGGAGCATGATCCCAGCCTAAATGACACCAAAGACCTGTCTTTCATGACGGAGCCTAAACTTTACGGGGATATTCTTGTCTTGACCATCGATGGCTTTGGTATGGGGCAGTCGCATTCGCATAGCACGCATGACGGTAGCATCCCCGATGCAGCATTGATGAAGCATCTCTTTCGCGGATCTTGGAGAGGTGACTGA
- a CDS encoding acetolactate synthase small subunit (similar to Cordyceps militaris CM01 XP_006674044.1) has protein sequence MAALRSCTAPLRWATKSSTLSFVRYNSSHSSSTSAIAYKALRNRSAPLPVTNSPPAWSAQAAVSNILYETPTPSMAPPKRHILNCLVQNEPGVLSRLSGILAARGFNIDSLVVCNTEVEDLSRMTIVLTGQDGVVEQARRQLEDLVPVWAVLDYSNAALVQRELLLAKINILGPEYFEELLAHHREITAGEYDGEHAPEGAEQAQSLEETSADFHPSKLAASEALRHKHEHLKTITYFTHQFGGKVLDISTISCIVELSAKPSRIDSFLKLIAPFGILESARTGLMALPRSPLRGPTEEPLIKEAEEVVDASQLPPG, from the exons ATGGCCGCCCTCCGGTCTTGCACCGCTCCCCTCCGCTGGGCAACGAAATCCTCAACACTCAGCTTCGTCCGGTACAACTCATCCCACAGCAGCTCGACTTCCGCCATTGCCTACAAGGCTCTTCGAAACCGCTCTGCCCCTCTACCCGTGACCAACTCCCCGCCAGCATGGTCTGCCCAAGCCGCCGTCTCCAACATTCTCTATGAGACTCCTACGCCGTCCATGGCGCCCCCGAAGCGCCATATCCTCAATTGCTTGGTCCAGAACGAGCCCGGTGTCTTGTCCCGTCTGTCTGGTATCCTCGCAGCTCGCggcttcaacattgactcGTTGGTCGTGTGCAACACCGAAGTAGAGGACCTGTCGCGCATGACCATCGTTCTGACTGGTCAGGATGGTGTCGTCGAGCAAGCCCGTCGACAGCTGGAGGATCTTGTTCCCGTCTGGGCTGTGCTGGATTACAGCAATGCCGCCCTTGTCCAGCGTGAGCTGCTCCTAGCCAAGATCAACATTTTGGGTCCTGAGTACTTCGAGGAGCTGCTCGCTCACCATCGTGAGATTACCGCGGGCGAATACGACGGCGAGCACGCTCCCGAGGGTGCTGAGCAAGCTCAGTCTCTGGAGGAGACGTCTGCTGATTTCCATCCTAGCAAGTTGGCCGCCAGTGAGGCGTTGCGCCACAAGCATGAGCACTTGAAGACGATTACCTACTTTACTCACCAGTTTGGCGGTAAGGTGTTGGATATCAGCACCATTAGCTGCATTGTGGAACT CTCTGCTAAGCCTTCCCGAATCGACTCATTTCTCAAGCTCATCGCCCCCTTTGGTATCCTCGAATCAGCTCGCACTGGTCTGATGGCCCTACCTCGGTCTCCTCTCCGAGGTCCTACTGAGGAACCGCTCAtcaaggaggcagaggaggttGTCGATGCTAGCCAGCTGCCCCCTGGCTAA